One Lampris incognitus isolate fLamInc1 chromosome 14, fLamInc1.hap2, whole genome shotgun sequence DNA window includes the following coding sequences:
- the tmem70 gene encoding transmembrane protein 70, mitochondrial, whose product MSVLQVTRRSRVCVVLRSLNPTPATAARDGRPDEPCCYRRLSVTCRRLLSRPDGASPLKVTCQMQPMFLSSRCLATVPPKLAEEGKLIYTGSLGKMIRGVKFFSYTSSGMSLCMMPHILKAGLGVQSLAVHAAFFSVIGVFTFITPVLLHLVTRGYVVRLYHNADTDAYTAVTYSFLLMEKKTVFHQTQVRIPGVSKMFTTFYADKMGLLVNPDLFHIPQDYNHLMGYDRPFTFDMDDLEGPDKS is encoded by the exons ATGTCTGTACTCCAGGTCACGCGCAGGTCACGCGTGTGCGTTGTTCTGCGGTCTTTAAACCCCACGCCGGCTACAGCCGCGCGAGACGGACGCCCGGATGAGCCGTGCTGCTACAGGCGGCTGTCCGTGACCTGCCGCAGGCTGCTGAGCCGTCCGGACGGCGCGTCGCCTCTGAAAGTCACCTGTCAG ATGCAGCCCATGTTCCTGTCCAGCCGCTGTCTCGCCACCGTCCCGCCGAAGCTCGCTGAAGAGGGGAAGCTCATCTACACCGGCAGCCTCGGTAAAATGATTCGTG GGGTGAAGTTTTTCTCCTACACCAGCAGTGGCATGAGCCTGTGCATGATGCCCCACATCCTGAAGGCAGGCCTGGGTGTTCAGAGCTTAGCCGTACATGCAGCTTTCTTCAGCGTCATTGGCGTATTCACCTTCATCACCCCCGTCTTGCTCCACCTGGTCACCAGGGGCTACGTCGTCCGCCTCTACCACAACGCAGACACCGACGCCTACACCGCCGTTACGTACAGCTTTTTGCTGATGGAGAAGAAGACCGTGTTCCACCAGACGCAGGTGAGGATCCCCGGCGTGAGCAAGATGTTCACCACTTTCTACGCTGACAAGATGGGGCTGCTGGTCAACCCAGACCTGTTCCACATTCCGCAGGACTACAACCACCTCATGGGCTACGACCGCCCTTTCACGTTCGACATGGACGACCTCGAGGGACCAGACAAAAGCTGA